A portion of the Rhinolophus sinicus isolate RSC01 linkage group LG03, ASM3656204v1, whole genome shotgun sequence genome contains these proteins:
- the NDUFB1 gene encoding NADH dehydrogenase [ubiquinone] 1 beta subcomplex subunit 1, with amino-acid sequence MMNVIQIVRDHWVHILVPMGFVLGCYLDRRNDEKLTAFRNKSLLFKRELRPNEEVTWK; translated from the exons atGATGAACGTAATTCAGATTGTACGTGACCACTGGGTACATATACTTGTCCCTATGGGATTTGTCCTTGGATGTTATCTAGACAGAAGGAATGATGAAAAGCTAACTGCCTTCCGGAACAAGAGTTTGTTATTTAAAAG GGAATTGAGACCTAATGAAGAAGTCACCTGGAAATAA